Proteins from a single region of bacterium:
- a CDS encoding CAP domain-containing protein, giving the protein MYNRGYFAAAIGVFFLYFALSPVHAQTPAKPSMWYLTDLEKEVVRELNRVRRDPQGYATHLKALKKLYDGNMVYYPGEATLMTNEGVEAVDECIQFLENAQPIDTLGPSEGMSKAARDHMKEQSRSGKTGHTGDDGSSPFDRIERYGQWERTAGENIDYGSNDARRIVISLLVDDGVPSRGHRENIFNPEFRKVGVACGTHKQYRYMCVMTLAGGFSAKKNAVHTRGENPADGNATDDK; this is encoded by the coding sequence ATGTATAACAGAGGTTATTTCGCTGCAGCAATAGGAGTTTTTTTTCTTTATTTCGCATTATCTCCTGTGCATGCACAAACACCGGCCAAACCTTCGATGTGGTATCTTACGGATCTTGAAAAGGAAGTGGTGCGCGAGCTTAACCGTGTTCGTCGTGATCCCCAAGGATATGCCACTCATCTTAAAGCGCTCAAGAAATTATATGACGGAAATATGGTGTATTATCCCGGCGAAGCGACGCTCATGACCAATGAAGGCGTTGAAGCAGTAGATGAATGTATACAATTTCTTGAAAACGCGCAGCCCATAGATACGTTGGGGCCGTCGGAGGGTATGTCCAAAGCTGCTCGCGATCATATGAAAGAACAGAGCCGTTCCGGTAAAACCGGGCATACCGGCGATGACGGAAGTTCGCCCTTTGATCGCATCGAGCGCTACGGACAATGGGAACGTACGGCCGGTGAAAATATTGATTATGGTTCCAATGACGCCCGGCGTATTGTCATATCGCTACTCGTAGATGACGGCGTACCGAGTCGCGGCCACAGAGAAAATATTTTTAATCCTGAATTTCGTAAAGTCGGCGTCGCCTGTGGTACGCATAAACAATATCGTTATATGTGCGTCATGACCTTAGCCGGAGGATTTAGTGCTAAAAAAAATGCGGTCCATACCCGCGGTGAAAATCCGGCGGACGGTAATGCGACGGACGATAAATAA
- a CDS encoding DUF479 domain-containing protein, with the protein MNYLSHFAINQRKQVSPEFHLGAALPDLMSAINRTLRFQENAVRAYIPHADCPGMWHGVLNHFEADAAFHGSSFFVSCYEPIRELLKENISPQKNIRPFFLAHIVVEILLDHVLSSNDTSLASRYYRNLERITVPTIQTDVDRYFGNSTSEFTEIFDRFMRFKFLYEYDQMEKMHEPINRMLRRTRQDNFAEHEIADLIAILETCKNIIVKALPEFEAQFMPQD; encoded by the coding sequence ATGAATTATCTTTCACATTTTGCGATAAATCAAAGAAAACAAGTATCCCCTGAATTTCATCTTGGCGCGGCATTGCCGGACCTGATGAGTGCGATCAACCGTACTTTGCGTTTTCAGGAAAATGCGGTTCGTGCTTATATTCCTCATGCCGATTGCCCTGGCATGTGGCATGGCGTGCTCAATCACTTTGAGGCCGATGCGGCTTTTCACGGTTCAAGTTTTTTTGTTTCGTGTTACGAACCTATCCGCGAGTTGCTCAAAGAGAATATTTCACCCCAGAAAAATATCAGGCCGTTTTTTCTGGCGCATATTGTCGTAGAAATATTACTGGATCATGTTTTGTCGTCAAACGATACTTCGCTTGCATCGCGCTATTATCGCAATCTGGAACGTATCACGGTACCGACAATACAAACGGATGTGGATCGTTATTTTGGTAATTCGACATCTGAATTTACAGAAATTTTTGACCGGTTTATGCGTTTTAAGTTCTTATACGAATACGATCAAATGGAAAAAATGCACGAGCCGATCAACCGCATGCTTCGGCGTACACGACAAGACAATTTTGCGGAGCACGAAATTGCAGATTTGATAGCGATCTTAGAAACATGCAAAAATATCATAGTAAAAGCGTTGCCGGAATTCGAGGCACAATTTATGCCGCAGGATTGA